Proteins found in one Lycium ferocissimum isolate CSIRO_LF1 chromosome 6, AGI_CSIRO_Lferr_CH_V1, whole genome shotgun sequence genomic segment:
- the LOC132060736 gene encoding FBD-associated F-box protein At4g10400-like, whose amino-acid sequence MEPLRRYIKRQKNHSKCRINNLPDDMLIVILSRLNFHEAARTSILSQRWRYLWEHTSCSLEFYNNKTYTSRRAERFITSVNQVLKLHQAASIEQFKVCFYCPVFSIAEEQHKRDRSIDAWIRFAIGKQVKVFELDLATKPRLVSPTTYSIPHVKKFLSISGGQLKLLTTLRTLKSVRFVGVKITQQVVQYLLSNCPLLEQLCISASDSLKKLVVRGSLPKLRSVEISRCEHLKTMKVRAPSLVSFTYIGCFIPELSEEGPSLSELTIGGFCAYYFIMRAPMYSSYCSNLKRLKLEVSSEVSSLCKVIPDEFHLFCHLKKLELDITIMFGDGLCFFIFLINCAPRLSRLTIRLSFLPFFIGGIKRHAVRGYGILNDLFEKGMAEARAADRIAQEAMTFCHKSLKVVKLVGFIGSTSDYELALHLLRIAGSLKRMILCSDYADFDDLNEFWPRSMRKKAIRECADQLKANLSPRAELLTYGPGFSRREYSTGEVITPTER is encoded by the exons ATGGAGCCTCTTCGTCGCTATATCAAGCGTCAGAAAAATCATTCCAAATGCAGGATTAACAACTTACCTGATGATATGCTTATTGTCATTCTTTCCCGTTTGAACTTCCATGAGGCAGCACGTACCTCTATTCTCTCACAGCGATGGAGATACTTATGGGAGCATACATCTTGCAGTCTTGAATTCTATAATAACAAGACATATACGTCGCGACGAGCCGAAAGGTTTATAACTTCAGTTAATCAAGTCTTGAAATTGCATCAGGCTGCATCTATAGAGCAGTTCAAAGTTTGTTTTTACTGCCCGGTATTTTCTATCGCAGAAGAGCAACACAAACGCGACCGTTCTATTGATGCCTGGATTCGTTTTGCAATAGGAAAACAAGTCAAGGTGTTTGAATTGGACTTGGCCACAAAGCCTAGGCTTGTATCTCCTACCACTTATAGCATTCCTCACGTGAAAAAGTTCTTGTCCATTTCCGGCGGCCAGCTAAAGTTGCTGACAACTCTCAGGACTCTTAAATCTGTTCGATTTGTTGGTGTCAAAATAACACAACAAGTTGTTCAATACCTTTTATCCAACTGTCCCTTGCTGGAGCAACTGTGTATTTCAGCCTCAGATTCTCTCAAGAAATTGGTGGTTCGTGGTTCATTACCTAAGTTAAGGTCCGTGGAAATATCTCGTTGTGAACATTTGAAGACTATGAAGGTTCGTGCTCCAAGTCTCGTGTCGTTTACATACATCGGATGCTTTATCCCTGAGCTTTCCGAGGAAGGTCCCTCCCTATCTGAGCTAACTATTGGAGGATTTTGCGcctattattttattatgcGGGCTCCCATGTATTCGAGCTATTGCAGCAACCTGAAGAGGCTTAAACTCGAAGTGTCTTCCGAG GTATCTTCCTTATGCAAGGTGATTCCCGATGAATTTCATCTATTCTGCCATCTGAAAAAGTTGGAATTAGATATCACCATAATGTTTGGTGATGGCCTTTGCTTCTTCATATTCTTGATCAATTGTGCTCCTCGTTTGTCCAGATTAACCATCCGG TTATCATTCCTTCCTTTCTTCATTGGCGGCATTAAGAGACAC gcTGTACGGGGGTATGGAATTCTCAATGACTTGTTTGAGAAG GGCATGGCGGAAGCACGCGCTGCTGATCGTATAGCACAAGAAGCTATGACATTTTGTCATAAAAGTCTAAAGGTAGTGAAGTTGGTTGGTTTTATTGGGTCTACAAGTGATTATGAACTTGCTTTGCATTTGCTGCGAATTGCTGGATCTCTCAAGAGAATGATCCTTTGTTCTGATTATGCCGATTTTGATGATCTAAATGAGTTTTGGCCACGCTCCATGAGGAAGAAGGCAATCCGAGAGTGTGCTGATCAGCTTAAAGCAAATTTATCTCCCAGAGCTGAATTGTTGACATATGGCCCTGGTTTTTCAAGAAGAGAATATAGCACTGGAGAAGTGATAACCCCTACGGAAAGATAG